The following coding sequences lie in one Oryctolagus cuniculus chromosome 7, mOryCun1.1, whole genome shotgun sequence genomic window:
- the C1QB gene encoding complement C1q subcomponent subunit B isoform X2 has product MKSPRGRVPALLPLLLLGLLDASQAQSSCTGHPAIPGTPGIPGLPGSDGQPGTPGIKGEKGLPGLAGDHGEFGEKGDPGIPGNPGKVGPKGPAGPKGAPGAPGAPGPKGESGDYKATQKIAFSALRTSHASPRRDLPIRFEQVITNEERSYQPGNGKFRCSVPGLYYFTYHASSRGNLCMNILRGREKPRHVLTFCDYSYNTFQVTTGGVVLKLELGEEVYLQTNDKNNLLAMEGANSIFSGFLLFPEA; this is encoded by the exons GGCCGAGTCCCGGcactgctgccactgctgctCCTGGGTCTGCTTGATGCTTCCCAGGCTCAGAGCAGCTGCACTGGGCACCCAGCCATCCCTGGAACCCCGGGCATCCCAGGGTTACCCGGCTCCGATGGCCAACCTGGGACCCCAGggataaagggagagaaag GACTCCCAGGACTAGCTGGAGACCACGGCGAGTTTGGAGAGAAGGGGGACCCAGGGATTCCGGGGAATCCAGGAAAAGTGGGTCCCAAGGGCCCAGCTGGCCCTAAAGGTGCCCCAGGAGCTCCCGGAGCCCCCGGCCCCAAGGGTGAATCGGGCGACTACAAAGCCACGCAGAAGATCGCCTTCTCGGCCCTGCGGACCTCCCACGCCTCCCCGCGCCGTGACCTGCCCATCCGCTTCGAGCAGGTCATCACCAACGAGGAACGCAGCTACCAGCCTGGCAACGGCAAGTTCAGATGCTCCGTGCCCGGCCTCTACTATTTCACCTACCACGCCAGCTCCCGCGGGAACCTGTGCATGAACATCCTGCGGGGCCGGGAGAAGCCACGGCATGTGCTCACCTTCTGCGACTACTCCTACAACACCTTCCAGGTCACCACGGGCGGCGTGGTCCTCAAGCTGGAACTGGGTGAGGAAGTCTACCTGCAGACCAACGACAAGAACAACCTGCTGGCCATGGAGGGGGCCAACAGCATCTTCTCTGGGTTCCTGCTCTTCCCAGAAGCGTGA